The genomic window TTGAGTTGTGCTAATGCAATTTTCATTTTATTGAAAAATTAATTATTACTAGATTCCATAAATAAGTGCGACAGTTAATAAAACATTCTTTTGGAGAAAGACCTATTATAAAAATAGGTACTTTCCCCTCAAGATTTTTAACTGTACACAAATGTATAAACAAATCACCTACCCTCAAAGGGTATTAATTGAACAATTTAAAAGGCAAGGAATGAGCATTATTCAGATTGCTGTGGAATTAGGATATCATAGAAGCACTATATATCGGGAACTCGATAGAAACTCTTCACCTGGTTCATACAAGTTATATGGAAGCGCAAGAGCTCAGGATCGGAGTGAACAGAGAGCACAAGGAAAGGGAAGGAAGAATAAAATTACAAGCGATCTTAAAAGCAAAGTGGATCAATTACTTAAAATCAAGTGGAGCCCAGAGCAAATCGAAGGTCGAGCGAATATTGATAAGTATGAAAGGGTTAGTAAAGAGTGCATATATCAATATGTATATGAAGATAAAAGGAAAGGAGGTGATCTATGGAGTAATTTAAGACATTCCCACAGAAGTAGGCGAAGACGCAAAAATACCTATAAACAAAGGGGAATTATCAAAACAGAGTATGTATTCAAGATAGACCAAAGATTGTTGAATCTCAAAAAAGGTATGGAGATTGGGAAGGAGATACTATAGTAGGAAAGAATCATAAGTCCCAAATTGCCAGTATGGTGGAAAGAAAATCCTTGTTTGTCAAGATCATTAAGCTGGAGTCCAAAGAAGCTAAATTCACAGCCAAAACAATCAGTTGCAAATTGAAAAAATATAAAAACTTATGCCATACAATTACATTAGACAATGGAAAAGAAAATGCAGATCATCAAACATTGGCAAAAGCATTGAATACTAAGATATACTTTGCTCATCCATATTCCGCTTATGAAAGAGGTTGCAATGAAAATATCAATGGTTTAATACGACAATACTTGCCAAAAAAATCAGACTTTTCCATGCTCAAGCAAACTGACTTGGATCGAATTGAATCCCAAATAAATAATCGACCAAGAAAAAAATTAGGCTACAAAACACCAAATGAAGTATTTTTGAACCTTGTCGCACTTAAATGTTGAATTCAGCATTTATTTTAAAAATAGAAGCTTGAAAATAATCATCCAGACTTTTCAAAAAAAACTAGTGATTTAAAATCAATTGGCAATTAAGCTTATAAAAGCGTTGTCTGAAGAAAATTCTGTTTGTCAGGATAATCCGTGGTAAAATGCAAACCCCGGCTTTCTTGCCTCATAGACGCTGATCGAGATACAAGATAACCTATGGTAATTAAATTGCGCAATTCACACAATTGCGGAGACAAAACCGTATTGTTGTATAATGATTCTGTCTCTTCGTACAATAGATGCAAACGATCCAAAGCTCTCTTGAGACGGACATTGGAACGAACGATACCTACATAATAACTCATGATATCTTTGAGTTCCCTAATACTTTGGGTTATAAGAACCATCTCCTTTGGCTGGGTTGTGCCAAAAGCATTCCATTCGGGTATGCGAACATTCAGCTGAATGGCATCAATACTCAAAATGATATCTTTTGCAATCCGATATCCAAAAACCGCTCCTTCCAGCAATGAATTGGAAGCAAGACGATTTGCCCCGTGCAGGCCTGTTGAAGTACATTCCCCAGCAGCATACAGGTAATGTATGGAGCTTCTCCCAAATTCGTCGACTTTGATCCCGCCACAAAAATAATGGCAAGCCGGTACTACTGGAATCATCGTTGTCAATGGATCAATTCCTATCGATTTGCATTTTTCATAGATCGTCGGAAAGTGATTGATAAATCCTTCTTTGTCCAAATGTCTGCAATCCAGACAAACGAAATCATGACCTCTAGCTTTCATCTCGCTATCAATAGCCCTCGCAACTATATCTCTCGGAGCAAGAGAAAGTCTTGCGTCATATTTATGCATAAATTCTTCTCCTTCTTTGGACTTCAGTTTTGCTCCAAATCCTCTAACTGCTTCGCTGATCAAAAAAGCCGGATTTTCGCCAGCAGCCCTAAATAATGCCGTAGGGTGAAATTGGACAAATTCCATGTTTTCTACGTGCCCTTTTGCCCGGTACATCATGGCAATTCCATCTCCAGTTGATACCAATGGATTTGTGGTAGTTCTGTAGGTTTGACCTGCCCCACCTGTTGCCAAGACCGTAACCCGAGCCAGATGCAT from Saprospiraceae bacterium includes these protein-coding regions:
- a CDS encoding IS30 family transposase; the encoded protein is MYKQITYPQRVLIEQFKRQGMSIIQIAVELGYHRSTIYRELDRNSSPGSYKLYGSARAQDRSEQRAQGKGRKNKITSDLKSKVDQLLKIKWSPEQIEGRANIDKYERVSKECIYQYVYEDKRKGGDLWSNLRHSHRSRRRRKNTYKQRGIIKTEYVFKIDQRLLNLKKGMEIGKEIL
- a CDS encoding IS30 family transposase; translation: MQDRPKIVESQKRYGDWEGDTIVGKNHKSQIASMVERKSLFVKIIKLESKEAKFTAKTISCKLKKYKNLCHTITLDNGKENADHQTLAKALNTKIYFAHPYSAYERGCNENINGLIRQYLPKKSDFSMLKQTDLDRIESQINNRPRKKLGYKTPNEVFLNLVALKC
- the nadB gene encoding L-aspartate oxidase; the encoded protein is MKCKAITLYLWGLKIREVYQSDVLIIGSGIAGLSSAIHISQLRPDLKITIVSKTTKEEGNTRYAQGGISAVWNLEEDSFEKHIADTLDAGDDLCDQRIVRLVVEEGPTRVKELIDWGANFDKSATTGAYDLAREGGHSEHRILHFRDLTGAEIERTLLQKIKLFPNIKILEHYFAIDVITQHHLGYNVTRIMPDIECYGAYLLDLKSLDVEMHLARVTVLATGGAGQTYRTTTNPLVSTGDGIAMMYRAKGHVENMEFVQFHPTALFRAAGENPAFLISEAVRGFGAKLKSKEGEEFMHKYDARLSLAPRDIVARAIDSEMKARGHDFVCLDCRHLDKEGFINHFPTIYEKCKSIGIDPLTTMIPVVPACHYFCGGIKVDEFGRSSIHYLYAAGECTSTGLHGANRLASNSLLEGAVFGYRIAKDIILSIDAIQLNVRIPEWNAFGTTQPKEMVLITQSIRELKDIMSYYVGIVRSNVRLKRALDRLHLLYEETESLYNNTVLSPQLCELRNLITIGYLVSRSASMRQESRGLHFTTDYPDKQNFLQTTLL